In Colletotrichum higginsianum IMI 349063 chromosome 1, whole genome shotgun sequence, one genomic interval encodes:
- a CDS encoding Spindle poison sensitivity protein, with product MADPSPRTTDTSHVPCKFFRQGACQAGNACPFSHDLGAAAENICKYFAKGNCKFGPKCANIHVLPDGRRINYGKNGVTIGTSPIALGGRINPTSAANYHPTSALTSGLYREGVPPYTSAYPYGDERQHQLGGQPGLDNGLPTIDTTYSHPGSNYGSPRDDDASRFGLGLSPVNANGLSVLDAPLPASFDSQGMSNAARFPAAPWPSSVPSKFGIESPTPSLSNAKDSRTSETLKMLHTSAFGGSEYLAAANVTASSSPPSQPEEYFGKRTMHSSRYAKPKMMSSSMPKTTAVDHDWEADFGFLEEDCVPHNLQDLLTPTEKARRGSLRTVDGEPGSENATKFGSPIGGASPSRWGPLFQRQKEEELGTHKHGPSAFGHVGSPLRNSVLSNEMGHSSAMARPIGSRAGSEPMSALTQQLQRTRLGDDGSSSPHLHPLTAAGRAPSNGGAGPIGKDRDRVMERHVSSGSISSSVTGRYTTPIDEEDPAFVFNMEDEEDQSAARTRKRGSAGFGIGGGWSYANALSNKGAASGSGLAKEQREPSVSVETVGGR from the exons ATGGCTGATCCGTCTCCTCGCACAACAGACACATCACACGTTCCCTGTAAATTCTTCCGACAAGGCGCCTGTCAAGCTGGCAATGCTTGTCCCTTTAGCCACGATCTCGGTGCCGCAGCCGAGAATATTTGCAAGTACTTTGCCAAG GGCAATTGCAAATTCGGTCCGAAATGCGCAAACATCCACGTTCTACCCGACGGTCGACGCATCAACTACGGCAAGAACGGCGTCACCATCGGCACCTCTCCGATAGCCCTGGGTGGACGAATCAACCCGACTTCCGCTGCCAACTACCACCCGACAAGTGCCCTGACATCCGGCCTCTACCGAGAAGGCGTCCCTCCCTACACCTCGGCATACCCGTACGGTGATGAGAGACAGCACCAGTTGGGCGGCCAGCCAGGTCTCGACAATGGCTTGCCCACCATCGATACGACCTATTCTCACCCCGGCTCAAACTACGGCTCACcccgtgacgacgacgcatCCAGGTTCGGCCTCGGCTTGTCTCCTGTCAACGCTAACGGCCTTTCCGTGCTTGATGCGCCGCTACCCGCCTCTTTCGATTCCCAGGGCATGTCCAACGCCGCCCGCTTCCCCGCCGCTCCGTGGCCCTCGTCTGTGCCCTCCAAGTTCGGCATCGAATCTCCTACGCCCTCCTTGAGCAACGCCAAAGATTCGCGAACCTCGGAGACTCTGAAAATGCTCCACACATCTGCCTTTGGTGGCAGCGAGTACCTCGCAGCGGCCAACGTGACCGCTTCCAGCAGCCCTCCCAGCCAACCCGAAGAGTACTTCGGCAAGCGCACCATGCACTCGAGCCGATACGCGAAGCCCAAGATGATGAGCTCGAGCATGCCCAAGACGACCGCTGTTGACCATGACTGGGAGGCCGACTTCGGATTTTTGGAGGAGGATTGCGTGCCGCATAACTTGCAGGACCTCCTGACGCCAACCGAGAAGGCCCGCCGTGGCTCCTTGCGCACTGTCGATGGCGAGCCGGGCAGCGAGAACGCAACCAAGTTCGGCAGCCCTATCGGCGGCGCGAGCCCGAGCAGATGGGGCCCGCTATTCCAGCGccagaaggaggaggaactCGGCACCCACAAACATGGGCCTTCGGCCTTTGGTCACGTCGGAAGTCCCCTCCGGAACTCGGTGCTCTCCAACGAAATGGGCCACAGCAGCGCCATGGCGCGACCCATCGGATCCCGTGCTGGCAGTGAGCCCATGTCGGCCTTGACTCAGCAACTCCAGCGAACGCgcctgggcgacgacgggagCAGCAGCCCACACCTGCATCCCCTGacagccgccggccgcgctCCGAGCAACGGTGGCGCTGGGCCCATCGGCAAGGACCGGGACCGCGTGATGGAGCGTCACGTATCGAGCGGGTCCATCAGCTCGTCGGTTACCGGACGATACACGACCCCgatcgacgaggaggatcCCGCCTTTGTGTTCAAcatggaggacgaggaagatcAGTCCGCTGCACGTACCCGTAAGCGCGGGTCGGCCGGCTTTGGCATCGGGGGCGGATGGAGCTACGCGAACGCCCTTTCCAACAAGGGCGCTGCATCTGGATCTGGCCTGGCCAAGGAGCAACGGGAGCCATCTGTCAGCGTCGAGACCGTAGGCGGGCGCTGA
- a CDS encoding Acyl carrier protein, producing the protein MFRTAVLRSAAAATRAIRPAVQQSAPLARRSLVAPRSAFRAAAPKAISVRMYSSATGLNQQEVEGRIMALLQGFDKVNDPANIKPNAHFANDLGLDSLDTVEVVMAIEEEFSIEIPDKDADTIHSIDKAVEYIVSQPDAH; encoded by the exons ATGTTCCGCACAGCAGTCCTCCGTTCCGCGGCCGCCGCTACGCGCGCCATCCGTCCCGCCGTCCAGCAGTCCGCTCCTCTCGCCCGGAGATCCCTTGTCGCGCCCCGTTCTGCcttccgcgccgccgcccccaagGCCATCTCCGTCCGCATGTACTCTTCCGCCACGGGCCTGAACCAGCAGGAGGTCGAGGGTCGCATCATGGCCCTCCTCCAGGGTTTCGACAAGGTCAACGACCCGGCCAAC ATCAAGCCCAACGCCCACTTCGCCAacgaccttggccttgacaGCTTGGACACCGTCGAGGTTGTCATGGCTATTGAGGAGGAGTTCAGCATTGAAATCCCCGACAAGGATGCCGACACCATCCACTCGA TCGACAAGGCGGTCGAGTACATCGTTAGCCAGCCCGATGCCCACTAA
- a CDS encoding NADH-ubiquinone oxidoreductase 23 kDa subunit: MPSAAQLPVTMLALASKRPIARSSMQQHVGRLMAANAVRTYASPAGPPPPNFRIKRHQTWDEDQESTLNKLGRYFLMSEMARGMYVLMEQFFRPPYTIFYPFEKGPISPRFRGEHALRRYPSGEERCIACKLCEAICPAQAITIEAEERADGSRRTTRYDIDMTKCIYCGFCQESCPVDAIVESPNAEYATETREELLYNKEKLLSNGDKWEPELAAVIRADAPYR, encoded by the exons ATGCCTTCCGCGGCGCAGCTCCCCGTCACCATGCTGGCCCTGGCGTCAAAAAGGCCGATCGCCAGAAGTTCCATGCAGCAGCACGTCGGCAGACTGAtggccgccaacgccgttCGCACCTACGCCTCGCCTGCCGGGCCTCCGCCCCCCAACTTCCGCATCAAGAGACACCAGACTTGGGACGAGGACCAGGAGTCGACGCTGAACAAGCTGGGCCGCTACTTCCTCATGTCCGAGATGGCGAGGGGAATGTACGTCCTGATGGAGCAGTTCTTCCGCCCGCCCTACACCATCTTTTACCCCTTTGAAAAG GGCCCCATCTCCCCCCGATTCCGCGGCGAGCACGCCCTACGGCGCTACCCGTCTGGAGAGGAGCGCTGCATCGCCTGCAAGCTCTGCGAGGCCATCTGCCCGGCCCaggccatcaccatcgaggccgaggagcgcgcCGACGGCTCCCGCCGCACCACCCGCTACGACATCGACATGACCAAGTGCATCTACTGCGGCTTCTGCCAGGAGTCATgccccgtcgacgccatTGTCGAGTCCCCCAACGCCGAGTACGCCACCGAGACCCGCGAGGAACTGCTGTAcaacaaggagaagctcCTGTCCAACGGCGACAAGTGGGAGCCTGAGCTGGCAGCTGTCATCCGCGCCGATGCCCCCTACAGATAA